One window from the genome of Lentimicrobium sp. L6 encodes:
- a CDS encoding TonB-dependent receptor, protein MRKFYSFKNLSIKWFLLLCFTVYLTSFSISALAQNDKDTDNQTLNDLFRFIENKGTYKIFYQNDQVDLNKDISVNKEESDISTLLSQGLKGTGLSFEILDNHIVIMPKVEDVQKTKKTIIKGLITDDLGETLIGVSVVLKGTFQGAVSDIDGRYELEVPSLDDTLVFTYIGFEKQIVGIAGHTEINVILEMAVFTLDEAVAIGYGIKKQTDIIGAVSVVKSKEISNLPVADVGQALQGKATGVSVTQNSGAPGAGTSIRIRGTGTFNDNSPLYIIDGIPTTDGNAVIPSEIESISILKDAAAASIYGSRASGGVVLITTKKGKEGGMRINFDSYTGIQTATNLTEMCDKDQYIELYNEAANNDGRAIISSEMADTMSNVNYWDEIFRPAVITSTSLSVSGGNEKMNYIVSGNYFHQDGIIINSGYDKYSFRTSMNSNLSDKVQIGTNINLSSAITDKVGSSGDGYGGNGGSVVRYAFFRAPLYSIYDDNGEYVDYYPEAAQFMGDGYNPVGFANKYDWRLKEHRLLGNIFLNWKINDHFTFRTDFGLDYLSLGDKRFNENWGYDGRINNPNTLVQQSLITSEQTWKNTLTYDKVFNEKHNLNILVGMEAIKNTSVGQQGSAQNFPDQIPSLRYLSNGTTNQRVDGWQESWALLSFFGRISYDYEKKYYAEIVVREDGSSRFGSNYPWSFFPAAAIGWRVDKESFLKDVDMLSYLKLRMSAGVLGNQKIGNYSYASIISSGSYYPFGTTAMSGYYLSQHGNENIRWESQTQVDIGLDLGLFGNKLFVVFDYFDKISDDVLINAPLPPSSGEASPPVVNAAKIKNNGIELELSYKDQLGKVKYDLAFVFSHVNNEVLELYDGNPIPAGRIDNGVFATLTEEGHPVGSFYLYEMEGIFQDETDIFTHAYQGSDIKPGDVKYKDISGPTGSPDGIIDSYDRAHVGSPIPDYTLGFNMGLNYKKWDFTLFVEGVFGNEVYWQAAHDIEGFYRAFNVTTRVYDDRWTGSGTSDTQPRVSWQGAANNKKPSTRFLFDASYVRIKNVNLGYTISDIGKNKTIIKSLRIYLSVQNLFTFTKYPGLDPEMQTSDNAVGEGDLAKGIDWGTYPMARVYTLGFNMSF, encoded by the coding sequence ATGAGAAAATTCTATTCTTTTAAAAACCTGAGCATTAAATGGTTTTTGTTATTATGTTTTACTGTTTATTTAACTAGCTTCTCTATAAGTGCTCTAGCACAAAATGATAAAGATACAGATAATCAGACACTTAATGATTTATTTCGATTTATTGAAAATAAAGGAACATATAAAATATTCTATCAAAACGACCAGGTAGACCTTAATAAGGATATATCTGTTAACAAAGAAGAATCTGATATAAGCACACTTCTAAGTCAAGGTTTGAAAGGGACTGGATTATCCTTCGAAATTTTGGATAACCATATTGTGATTATGCCAAAAGTGGAGGATGTTCAGAAAACCAAAAAAACAATTATAAAAGGACTCATCACTGATGATCTTGGAGAGACTTTAATTGGCGTAAGTGTTGTATTGAAAGGCACCTTTCAAGGTGCAGTTAGTGACATTGATGGACGTTACGAACTTGAAGTCCCAAGTCTTGATGACACGCTGGTTTTTACATATATAGGCTTCGAAAAGCAGATTGTTGGAATTGCAGGTCATACGGAGATAAATGTGATACTAGAAATGGCTGTTTTTACTTTGGATGAGGCCGTCGCCATTGGCTATGGCATAAAGAAACAAACAGATATTATTGGTGCCGTCTCTGTTGTTAAATCTAAAGAAATCTCCAACCTCCCGGTGGCTGATGTTGGACAGGCCTTACAAGGAAAGGCCACAGGTGTAAGTGTTACTCAAAACTCTGGTGCTCCTGGTGCCGGAACCTCTATCAGAATTAGAGGAACAGGTACATTCAACGATAATTCGCCTTTGTATATTATTGATGGAATCCCAACCACTGACGGCAACGCTGTTATCCCTAGTGAAATTGAGTCCATATCTATTTTAAAAGATGCGGCCGCTGCTTCCATATATGGCTCTCGTGCTTCAGGAGGGGTGGTACTGATCACCACTAAAAAAGGAAAAGAAGGCGGCATGAGAATAAATTTCGACTCTTATACTGGTATTCAAACCGCTACTAATTTAACGGAGATGTGTGATAAGGATCAATATATCGAATTATATAACGAAGCGGCTAATAATGACGGAAGAGCTATTATTAGCTCCGAAATGGCTGACACCATGTCTAATGTAAATTATTGGGATGAAATATTTAGGCCTGCGGTCATTACCTCAACAAGTTTAAGTGTAAGCGGCGGTAATGAGAAGATGAATTATATTGTTTCGGGTAATTATTTTCATCAGGATGGAATTATTATTAATTCAGGATATGATAAGTATTCCTTCAGAACATCCATGAATAGCAATTTGTCTGATAAGGTACAAATAGGAACCAATATTAACTTATCTAGTGCCATCACTGATAAAGTTGGCAGTTCTGGAGATGGATATGGCGGAAATGGGGGCTCTGTTGTTCGTTATGCTTTTTTTAGAGCGCCTTTATATTCCATTTACGACGATAATGGTGAATATGTAGATTATTACCCTGAAGCAGCTCAGTTTATGGGAGATGGTTATAATCCGGTTGGATTTGCCAATAAATACGATTGGAGATTGAAAGAACATCGTCTCTTGGGTAATATTTTTCTCAATTGGAAGATAAATGATCATTTTACATTCAGAACAGATTTTGGCTTGGATTATTTGTCTTTGGGAGACAAGAGATTTAACGAAAACTGGGGTTATGATGGGCGAATTAATAATCCAAACACATTGGTGCAGCAATCGCTCATAACCAGTGAACAAACTTGGAAAAATACATTAACTTATGATAAAGTATTCAATGAAAAGCATAATTTGAATATACTGGTAGGAATGGAGGCCATAAAAAACACCTCTGTTGGGCAGCAAGGTTCTGCTCAAAATTTTCCAGATCAAATTCCTAGTTTGCGATATCTCTCTAATGGCACCACCAATCAGCGTGTTGATGGCTGGCAAGAAAGCTGGGCATTATTGTCCTTCTTTGGTAGAATCTCTTATGATTATGAAAAGAAATACTATGCAGAAATCGTGGTTCGTGAGGATGGCTCTTCTCGTTTCGGTTCTAATTATCCTTGGTCCTTTTTCCCTGCTGCTGCTATTGGATGGCGAGTGGATAAGGAATCTTTCTTAAAGGATGTCGACATGCTGTCCTACTTAAAACTCCGTATGAGTGCAGGGGTTTTAGGAAATCAGAAAATTGGAAATTACAGTTATGCATCCATCATTTCATCAGGTTCTTATTATCCCTTTGGTACCACGGCCATGTCAGGTTATTATTTATCGCAACATGGTAATGAGAATATTCGTTGGGAAAGTCAAACTCAAGTAGATATTGGTTTAGATTTGGGACTCTTTGGAAATAAACTATTTGTAGTCTTTGATTATTTCGACAAAATATCAGATGATGTGCTGATTAATGCACCACTTCCTCCTAGCAGTGGTGAAGCATCTCCTCCAGTGGTTAATGCTGCCAAAATTAAGAATAACGGGATAGAACTTGAATTAAGTTATAAAGATCAACTAGGAAAAGTAAAATATGATTTAGCATTTGTATTCTCTCATGTAAATAATGAAGTACTGGAGTTATACGATGGAAACCCTATTCCTGCAGGAAGAATTGATAATGGAGTATTTGCAACACTCACTGAAGAAGGACATCCTGTGGGCTCTTTTTATTTATACGAAATGGAAGGCATCTTTCAAGATGAAACAGATATTTTTACTCATGCCTATCAAGGTAGTGATATAAAGCCGGGGGATGTTAAATATAAAGATATTAGTGGACCCACTGGTAGCCCCGATGGTATTATAGATTCTTATGATAGAGCACATGTAGGAAGCCCAATTCCTGATTATACTTTGGGCTTTAATATGGGTTTAAACTATAAGAAATGGGATTTTACCCTTTTTGTTGAAGGCGTGTTTGGAAATGAAGTGTACTGGCAGGCGGCACATGATATAGAAGGATTTTATAGAGCTTTTAATGTGACAACTAGGGTATATGATGACCGATGGACAGGCTCAGGAACTAGTGATACACAACCTAGAGTCTCTTGGCAAGGAGCTGCAAATAATAAGAAACCTTCCACCCGATTCCTTTTTGATGCTTCCTATGTGCGAATTAAGAATGTAAATCTCGGATATACCATTAGCGATATAGGTAAGAATAAAACCATTATCAAATCTCTAAGAATTTATCTCAGCGTCCAGAATTTATTCACATTCACTAAATACCCCGGGTTAGATCCAGAGATGCAAACCAGTGATAATGCTGTTGGAGAAGGTGATTTGGCTAAAGGCATAGATTGGGGAACCTACCCCATGGCACGAGTTTATACATTAGGATTTAATATGAGTTTTTAA